A genomic region of Lycorma delicatula isolate Av1 chromosome 4, ASM4794821v1, whole genome shotgun sequence contains the following coding sequences:
- the LOC142322615 gene encoding SCAN domain-containing protein 3-like, whose product MDKWIKRKKCNDENRDNDDVHDQVNEPTPETSKYTPFSKKYVVPRKYNDFLKFGFTSSMENDIVVPECVICGFKLSNSAMVPSKLQRHLVTNHPSLSTKEKSYFESYLSSKLKRGKKFKKQLCVSEKAQVASYEIAELIAVKLKPHNLAEEIILPACRKILKTMIGGSADIEISKIPLSNDTIHRRIKDLSENIEQNTAKTLANSNFAIQIDETTDITGNSQLIAFVRFIHENDIINQFLCCRELSDFTTDGAPAMTGHIKGFVAHVKELNENILVTHCFLHREALVTKFLPSDLKIVLEQCVKMVNYIKSRPLKKMHYNLNPTTSIATEPNESQQ is encoded by the exons ATGGACaaatggataaaaagaaaaaagtgtaatgatgaaaataGAGATAATGATGACGTTCACGACCAAGTTAATGAACCAACCCCCGAAACAAGTAAATATACACCTTTCTCAAAAAAGTACGTTGTCCCTcggaaatataatgattttttaaaatttggatttaccTCGTCAATGGAAAATGACATAGTTGTTCCCGAGTGTGTAATATGTggttttaaattatcaaacagtGCTATGGTTCCTAGCAAACTTCAACGTCACTTGGTGACTAACCATCCTTCGCTTTCAACAAAAGAGAAAAGCTACTTTGAAAGTTATTTATCATCAAAACTTAAGcgaggaaaaaaatttaaaaaacaattatgtgtGTCTGAAAAGGCTCAAGTCGCTTCTTATGAAATCGCTGAATTGATTGCAGTAAAATTAAAGCCTCATAATTTGgcagaagaaattatattaccTGCGTGTcgtaaaattcttaaaacaatgaTTGGTGGATCTGCTGATATTGAAATTTCCAAAATACCCCTTTCAAATGATACAATACATCGCAGGATAAAAGACTTGTCTGAAAATATTGAGCAGAATACTGCAAAAACTCTTGCAAATTCGAATTTTGCTATACAAATAGATGAAACAACCGATATTACAGGAAATTCTCAATTAATTGCATTTGTTAGGTTTATTCAcgaaaatgatattattaatcaatttttatgttgTCGAGAGTTATCTGATTTTACAActg ATGGTGCTCCAGCTATGACTGGACATATAAAAGGATTTGTTGCACatgttaaagaattaaatgaaaatatattagttaccCATTGTTTTTTGCATCGAGAAGcacttgtaacaaaatttttgccatcagatttaaaaatagttcTGGAACAatgtgtaaaaatggttaattatatCAAATCTAGACCattaaaaa